A section of the Rattus norvegicus strain BN/NHsdMcwi chromosome 15, GRCr8, whole genome shotgun sequence genome encodes:
- the Homez gene encoding homeobox and leucine zipper protein Homez isoform X1: protein MSPNKDSSSLNSSGAGLVCLPPVSEELQLVWTQAVQTSELDGNEHLLQAFSYFPYPSLADIALLCLRHGLQMEKVKTWFMAQRLRCGISWSSEEIEETRARVVYHRDQLLFKSLLSFTHHAVRPPQEMPPVTPPEQVALGLRPLALSEPTQMKGLKVEPEEPFQVSQLPLNHQKVKEPLMMGSRTLNHQSDCQDLQISGLSKEQAGGGPDQSCGGGTASWNHSIAVHQPDKSPLISLLDNSCKEESEPSGTPPSSSASSPFQVLANGTTATPKPLQPLGYIPQSFSPSEQALSPQVEPLWSQRLRNNSVPSRVGPTEYLSPDMQHQRKTKRKTKEQLAILKSFFLQCQWARREDYHKLEQITGLPRPEIIQWFGDTRYALKHGQLKWFRDNAVLGTPSFQDPAISTSSTRSLKEWAKTPPLPAPPPPPDIRPLERYWAAHQQLQEADILKLSQASRLSTQQVLDWFDSRLPKPAEVVVCLDEEEEEEDEELPEDGEEEEEEEEEEDDDGLSCGQKDHGLLTNGAVERGSLLTVG, encoded by the exons ATGAGTCCGAATAAAGACTCCAGCAGTCTCAACAGCTCGGGAGCAGGGCTTGTCTGCCTCCCGCCAGTCTCCGAGGAGCTACAGCTTGTGTGGACTCAAGCGGTCCAAACCAGTGAGCTGGACGGAAATGAGCACCTGCTACAGGCTTTCAGCTACTTCCCCTACCCAAGCCTGGCAGATATCGCTCTCCTCTGCCTGCGGCATGGGCTGCAGATGGAGAAGGTAAAGACCTGGTTCATGGCCCAACGTCTCCGCTGTGGCATTAGCTGGTCATctgaagagatagaagagactcGAGCCAGAGTGGTGTACCACCGAGATCAGCTCCTTTTCAAGTCTCTTCTGTCTTTCACACATCACGCAGTGAGGCCCCCACAGGAGATGCCTCCAGTGACCCCTCCAGAACAGGTTGCTCTTGGACTGCGTCCTCTGGCGCTTAGCGAGCCCACTCAGATGAAAGGATTGAAGGTTGAGCCTGAGGAGCCCTTTCAGGTATCACAGCTGCCACTGAATCATCAGAAAGTTAAGGAGCCTTTGATGATGGGCAGCAGAACATTGAACCACCAATCAGATTGTCAGGATCTTCAGATCAGTGGCCTCTCTAAGGAGCAGGCAGGCGGGGGTCCTGACCAGTCATGTGGTGGAGGAACTGCTTCCTGGAATCACTCCATAGCTGTCCATCAGCCAGATAAGTCCCCATTGATCTCATTACTTGATAATAGTTGTAAGGAGGAATCCGAACCTAGTGGAACacctccatcttcctctgcctcttctcctTTCCAGGTACTGGCTAATGGAACCACTGCCACCCCTAAACCCCTCCAGCCTTTGGGTTATATCCCACAGTCATTCTCACCTAGTGAGCAGGCACTGTCTCCACAAGTAGAACCACTCTGGTCCCAAAGGCTACGGAATAACTCAGTACCGAGCAGGGTTGGCCCCACCGAATACCTTTCCCCAGATATGCAACACCAGCGAAAGACTAAGCGTAAAACCAAAGAACAGTTGGCCATCCTTAAATCCTTTTTCCTGCAGTGCCAATGGGCACGACGAGAAGATTACCATAAGTTAGAACAGATCACTGGTTTACCTCGCCCTGAGATCATTCAATGGTTTGGTGATACACGCTATGCCTTGAAGCATGGACAGCTGAAATGGTTTCGGGACAATGCAGTACTTGGTACTCCTAGTTTTCAAGATCCAGCCATTTCTACATCATCAACTCGTTCCTTGAAAGAATGGGCCAAGACACCACCTCTACCAGCCCCACCGCCCCCACCAGATATACGACCTTTGGAGAGGTACTGGGCAGCCCACCAGCAGCTGCAGGAAGCTGATATCCTTAAACTGAGTCAGGCATCAAGACTAAGCACTCAGCAAGTGCTGGACTGGTTTGACTCTCGATTGCCCAAGCCAGCAGAAGTGGTAGTTTGTttagatgaagaggaagaggaggaggatgaagaactGCCAGAAGatggtgaggaagaagaggaggaggaggaggaagaagatgatgat GGTCTGTCTTGTGGACAGAAGGACCATGGTCTTCTAACTAATGGTGCTGTAGAACGGGGATCACTGCTAACAGTTGGTTAG
- the Homez gene encoding homeobox and leucine zipper protein Homez: protein MRTRHPERAVSEGYKSEQVMSPNKDSSSLNSSGAGLVCLPPVSEELQLVWTQAVQTSELDGNEHLLQAFSYFPYPSLADIALLCLRHGLQMEKVKTWFMAQRLRCGISWSSEEIEETRARVVYHRDQLLFKSLLSFTHHAVRPPQEMPPVTPPEQVALGLRPLALSEPTQMKGLKVEPEEPFQVSQLPLNHQKVKEPLMMGSRTLNHQSDCQDLQISGLSKEQAGGGPDQSCGGGTASWNHSIAVHQPDKSPLISLLDNSCKEESEPSGTPPSSSASSPFQVLANGTTATPKPLQPLGYIPQSFSPSEQALSPQVEPLWSQRLRNNSVPSRVGPTEYLSPDMQHQRKTKRKTKEQLAILKSFFLQCQWARREDYHKLEQITGLPRPEIIQWFGDTRYALKHGQLKWFRDNAVLGTPSFQDPAISTSSTRSLKEWAKTPPLPAPPPPPDIRPLERYWAAHQQLQEADILKLSQASRLSTQQVLDWFDSRLPKPAEVVVCLDEEEEEEDEELPEDGEEEEEEEEEEDDDGLSCGQKDHGLLTNGAVERGSLLTVG from the exons ATGAGGACTAGACACCCAGAGAGAG CTGTCTCTGAAGGGTACAAATCAGAGCAGGTCATGAGTCCGAATAAAGACTCCAGCAGTCTCAACAGCTCGGGAGCAGGGCTTGTCTGCCTCCCGCCAGTCTCCGAGGAGCTACAGCTTGTGTGGACTCAAGCGGTCCAAACCAGTGAGCTGGACGGAAATGAGCACCTGCTACAGGCTTTCAGCTACTTCCCCTACCCAAGCCTGGCAGATATCGCTCTCCTCTGCCTGCGGCATGGGCTGCAGATGGAGAAGGTAAAGACCTGGTTCATGGCCCAACGTCTCCGCTGTGGCATTAGCTGGTCATctgaagagatagaagagactcGAGCCAGAGTGGTGTACCACCGAGATCAGCTCCTTTTCAAGTCTCTTCTGTCTTTCACACATCACGCAGTGAGGCCCCCACAGGAGATGCCTCCAGTGACCCCTCCAGAACAGGTTGCTCTTGGACTGCGTCCTCTGGCGCTTAGCGAGCCCACTCAGATGAAAGGATTGAAGGTTGAGCCTGAGGAGCCCTTTCAGGTATCACAGCTGCCACTGAATCATCAGAAAGTTAAGGAGCCTTTGATGATGGGCAGCAGAACATTGAACCACCAATCAGATTGTCAGGATCTTCAGATCAGTGGCCTCTCTAAGGAGCAGGCAGGCGGGGGTCCTGACCAGTCATGTGGTGGAGGAACTGCTTCCTGGAATCACTCCATAGCTGTCCATCAGCCAGATAAGTCCCCATTGATCTCATTACTTGATAATAGTTGTAAGGAGGAATCCGAACCTAGTGGAACacctccatcttcctctgcctcttctcctTTCCAGGTACTGGCTAATGGAACCACTGCCACCCCTAAACCCCTCCAGCCTTTGGGTTATATCCCACAGTCATTCTCACCTAGTGAGCAGGCACTGTCTCCACAAGTAGAACCACTCTGGTCCCAAAGGCTACGGAATAACTCAGTACCGAGCAGGGTTGGCCCCACCGAATACCTTTCCCCAGATATGCAACACCAGCGAAAGACTAAGCGTAAAACCAAAGAACAGTTGGCCATCCTTAAATCCTTTTTCCTGCAGTGCCAATGGGCACGACGAGAAGATTACCATAAGTTAGAACAGATCACTGGTTTACCTCGCCCTGAGATCATTCAATGGTTTGGTGATACACGCTATGCCTTGAAGCATGGACAGCTGAAATGGTTTCGGGACAATGCAGTACTTGGTACTCCTAGTTTTCAAGATCCAGCCATTTCTACATCATCAACTCGTTCCTTGAAAGAATGGGCCAAGACACCACCTCTACCAGCCCCACCGCCCCCACCAGATATACGACCTTTGGAGAGGTACTGGGCAGCCCACCAGCAGCTGCAGGAAGCTGATATCCTTAAACTGAGTCAGGCATCAAGACTAAGCACTCAGCAAGTGCTGGACTGGTTTGACTCTCGATTGCCCAAGCCAGCAGAAGTGGTAGTTTGTttagatgaagaggaagaggaggaggatgaagaactGCCAGAAGatggtgaggaagaagaggaggaggaggaggaagaagatgatgat GGTCTGTCTTGTGGACAGAAGGACCATGGTCTTCTAACTAATGGTGCTGTAGAACGGGGATCACTGCTAACAGTTGGTTAG
- the Homez gene encoding homeobox and leucine zipper protein Homez isoform X3, translated as MRTRHPERAVSEGYKSEQVMSPNKDSSSLNSSGAGLVCLPPVSEELQLVWTQAVQTSELDGNEHLLQAFSYFPYPSLADIALLCLRHGLQMEKVKTWFMAQRLRCGISWSSEEIEETRARVVYHRDQLLFKSLLSFTHHAVRPPQEMPPVTPPEQVALGLRPLALSEPTQMKGLKVEPEEPFQVSQLPLNHQKVKEPLMMGSRTLNHQSDCQDLQISGLSKEQAGGGPDQSCGGGTASWNHSIAVHQPDKSPLISLLDNSCKEESEPSGTPPSSSASSPFQVLANGTTATPKPLQPLGYIPQSFSPSEQALSPQVEPLWSQRLRNNSVPSRVGPTEYLSPDMQHQRKTKRKTKEQLAILKSFFLQCQWARREDYHKLEQITGLPRPEIIQWFGDTRYALKHGQLKWFRDNAVLGTPSFQDPAISTSSTRSLKEWAKTPPLPAPPPPPDIRPLERYWAAHQQLQEADILKLSQASRLSTQQVLDWFDSRLPKPAEVVVCLDEEEEEEDEELPEDGSVLWTEGPWSSN; from the exons ATGAGGACTAGACACCCAGAGAGAG CTGTCTCTGAAGGGTACAAATCAGAGCAGGTCATGAGTCCGAATAAAGACTCCAGCAGTCTCAACAGCTCGGGAGCAGGGCTTGTCTGCCTCCCGCCAGTCTCCGAGGAGCTACAGCTTGTGTGGACTCAAGCGGTCCAAACCAGTGAGCTGGACGGAAATGAGCACCTGCTACAGGCTTTCAGCTACTTCCCCTACCCAAGCCTGGCAGATATCGCTCTCCTCTGCCTGCGGCATGGGCTGCAGATGGAGAAGGTAAAGACCTGGTTCATGGCCCAACGTCTCCGCTGTGGCATTAGCTGGTCATctgaagagatagaagagactcGAGCCAGAGTGGTGTACCACCGAGATCAGCTCCTTTTCAAGTCTCTTCTGTCTTTCACACATCACGCAGTGAGGCCCCCACAGGAGATGCCTCCAGTGACCCCTCCAGAACAGGTTGCTCTTGGACTGCGTCCTCTGGCGCTTAGCGAGCCCACTCAGATGAAAGGATTGAAGGTTGAGCCTGAGGAGCCCTTTCAGGTATCACAGCTGCCACTGAATCATCAGAAAGTTAAGGAGCCTTTGATGATGGGCAGCAGAACATTGAACCACCAATCAGATTGTCAGGATCTTCAGATCAGTGGCCTCTCTAAGGAGCAGGCAGGCGGGGGTCCTGACCAGTCATGTGGTGGAGGAACTGCTTCCTGGAATCACTCCATAGCTGTCCATCAGCCAGATAAGTCCCCATTGATCTCATTACTTGATAATAGTTGTAAGGAGGAATCCGAACCTAGTGGAACacctccatcttcctctgcctcttctcctTTCCAGGTACTGGCTAATGGAACCACTGCCACCCCTAAACCCCTCCAGCCTTTGGGTTATATCCCACAGTCATTCTCACCTAGTGAGCAGGCACTGTCTCCACAAGTAGAACCACTCTGGTCCCAAAGGCTACGGAATAACTCAGTACCGAGCAGGGTTGGCCCCACCGAATACCTTTCCCCAGATATGCAACACCAGCGAAAGACTAAGCGTAAAACCAAAGAACAGTTGGCCATCCTTAAATCCTTTTTCCTGCAGTGCCAATGGGCACGACGAGAAGATTACCATAAGTTAGAACAGATCACTGGTTTACCTCGCCCTGAGATCATTCAATGGTTTGGTGATACACGCTATGCCTTGAAGCATGGACAGCTGAAATGGTTTCGGGACAATGCAGTACTTGGTACTCCTAGTTTTCAAGATCCAGCCATTTCTACATCATCAACTCGTTCCTTGAAAGAATGGGCCAAGACACCACCTCTACCAGCCCCACCGCCCCCACCAGATATACGACCTTTGGAGAGGTACTGGGCAGCCCACCAGCAGCTGCAGGAAGCTGATATCCTTAAACTGAGTCAGGCATCAAGACTAAGCACTCAGCAAGTGCTGGACTGGTTTGACTCTCGATTGCCCAAGCCAGCAGAAGTGGTAGTTTGTttagatgaagaggaagaggaggaggatgaagaactGCCAGAAGatg GGTCTGTCTTGTGGACAGAAGGACCATGGTCTTCTAACTAA
- the Homez gene encoding homeobox and leucine zipper protein Homez isoform X2: MSPNKDSSSLNSSGAGLVCLPPVSEELQLVWTQAVQTSELDGNEHLLQAFSYFPYPSLADIALLCLRHGLQMEKVKTWFMAQRLRCGISWSSEEIEETRARVVYHRDQLLFKSLLSFTHHAVRPPQEMPPVTPPEQVALGLRPLALSEPTQMKGLKVEPEEPFQVSQLPLNHQKVKEPLMMGSRTLNHQSDCQDLQISGLSKEQAGGGPDQSCGGGTASWNHSIAVHQPDKSPLISLLDNSCKEESEPSGTPPSSSASSPFQVLANGTTATPKPLQPLGYIPQSFSPSEQALSPQVEPLWSQRLRNNSVPSRVGPTEYLSPDMQHQRKTKRKTKEQLAILKSFFLQCQWARREDYHKLEQITGLPRPEIIQWFGDTRYALKHGQLKWFRDNAVLGTPSFQDPAISTSSTRSLKEWAKTPPLPAPPPPPDIRPLERYWAAHQQLQEADILKLSQASRLSTQQVLDWFDSRLPKPAEVVVCLDEEEEEEDEELPEDGSVLWTEGPWSSN; encoded by the exons ATGAGTCCGAATAAAGACTCCAGCAGTCTCAACAGCTCGGGAGCAGGGCTTGTCTGCCTCCCGCCAGTCTCCGAGGAGCTACAGCTTGTGTGGACTCAAGCGGTCCAAACCAGTGAGCTGGACGGAAATGAGCACCTGCTACAGGCTTTCAGCTACTTCCCCTACCCAAGCCTGGCAGATATCGCTCTCCTCTGCCTGCGGCATGGGCTGCAGATGGAGAAGGTAAAGACCTGGTTCATGGCCCAACGTCTCCGCTGTGGCATTAGCTGGTCATctgaagagatagaagagactcGAGCCAGAGTGGTGTACCACCGAGATCAGCTCCTTTTCAAGTCTCTTCTGTCTTTCACACATCACGCAGTGAGGCCCCCACAGGAGATGCCTCCAGTGACCCCTCCAGAACAGGTTGCTCTTGGACTGCGTCCTCTGGCGCTTAGCGAGCCCACTCAGATGAAAGGATTGAAGGTTGAGCCTGAGGAGCCCTTTCAGGTATCACAGCTGCCACTGAATCATCAGAAAGTTAAGGAGCCTTTGATGATGGGCAGCAGAACATTGAACCACCAATCAGATTGTCAGGATCTTCAGATCAGTGGCCTCTCTAAGGAGCAGGCAGGCGGGGGTCCTGACCAGTCATGTGGTGGAGGAACTGCTTCCTGGAATCACTCCATAGCTGTCCATCAGCCAGATAAGTCCCCATTGATCTCATTACTTGATAATAGTTGTAAGGAGGAATCCGAACCTAGTGGAACacctccatcttcctctgcctcttctcctTTCCAGGTACTGGCTAATGGAACCACTGCCACCCCTAAACCCCTCCAGCCTTTGGGTTATATCCCACAGTCATTCTCACCTAGTGAGCAGGCACTGTCTCCACAAGTAGAACCACTCTGGTCCCAAAGGCTACGGAATAACTCAGTACCGAGCAGGGTTGGCCCCACCGAATACCTTTCCCCAGATATGCAACACCAGCGAAAGACTAAGCGTAAAACCAAAGAACAGTTGGCCATCCTTAAATCCTTTTTCCTGCAGTGCCAATGGGCACGACGAGAAGATTACCATAAGTTAGAACAGATCACTGGTTTACCTCGCCCTGAGATCATTCAATGGTTTGGTGATACACGCTATGCCTTGAAGCATGGACAGCTGAAATGGTTTCGGGACAATGCAGTACTTGGTACTCCTAGTTTTCAAGATCCAGCCATTTCTACATCATCAACTCGTTCCTTGAAAGAATGGGCCAAGACACCACCTCTACCAGCCCCACCGCCCCCACCAGATATACGACCTTTGGAGAGGTACTGGGCAGCCCACCAGCAGCTGCAGGAAGCTGATATCCTTAAACTGAGTCAGGCATCAAGACTAAGCACTCAGCAAGTGCTGGACTGGTTTGACTCTCGATTGCCCAAGCCAGCAGAAGTGGTAGTTTGTttagatgaagaggaagaggaggaggatgaagaactGCCAGAAGatg GGTCTGTCTTGTGGACAGAAGGACCATGGTCTTCTAACTAA
- the Ppp1r3e gene encoding protein phosphatase 1 regulatory subunit 3E, which translates to MSHERPPRNDIPRNLSFIAALTERAYYRSQRPSLEEESEEEPGEGGTRPGARSRAHVPGRGRRARSAPAGGGGARTARSRSPDTRKRVRFADALGLELAVVRRFRPGEPPRVPRHVQVQLQRDALRHFAPCPPRTRGLQDARIALEPALEPGFAARLQAQRICLERADAGPLGVAGSARVLDLAYEKRVSVRWSADGWRSLRESPASYAGPAPAPPRADRFAFRLPAPPVGGALLFALRYRVTGREFWDNNGGRDYALLGPEHPGGAGAAEPQGWIHFI; encoded by the exons ATGTCCCACGAGCGGCCACCGCGCAATGACATCCCCCGCAACCTGAGCTTTATAGCAGCATTGACCGAGCGCGCGTACTACCGCAGCCAGCGGCCCAGCCTCGAGGAGGAGTCGGAGGAGGAGCCGGGGGAGGGCGGGACCCGGCCGGGCGCCCGTTCGCGGGCTCACGTTCCGGGTCGGGGGCGCAGGGCCCGCTCTGCGCCCGCGGGTGGCGGCGGGGCGCGGACAGCCCGCAGCCGCAGCCCTGACACTCGCAAGAGAGTGCGTTTCGCCGACGCGCTGGGGTTGGAGCTGGCTGTGGTCCGCCGCTTCCGCCCGGGGGAACCGCCCCGGGTGCCCCGCCACGTGCAGGTGCAACTGCAGAGGGACGCCCTGCGCCACTTCGCGCCGTGCCCGCCGCGCACCCGCGGCCTCCAG GACGCGCGAATCGCCCTGGAGCCAGCCCTAGAGCCCGGCTTCGCCGCCCGGCTGCAGGCGCAGCGCATCTGCCTGGAACGCGCAGACGCGGGCCCTCTGGGCGTGGCCGGGAGCGCGCGCGTGCTGGACCTGGCCTACGAGAAGCGCGTGAGCGTGCGCTGGAGCGCGGACGGCTGGCGCAGCCTGCGGGAATCGCCCGCCTCCTACGCCGGTCCTGCCCCGGCCCCGCCGCGGGCTGACCGCTTCGCCTTCCGCCTGCCTGCGCCTCCGGTCGGCGGTGCCCTGCTCTTCGCCCTTCGCTACCGGGTTACGGGCCGCGAGTTCTGGGACAACAACGGCGGCCGTGACTACGCGCTCCTTGGGCCCGAGCACCCTGGCGGTGCCGGAGCTGCGGAGCCCCAGGGCTGGATCCATTTTATTTGA
- the Bcl2l2 gene encoding bcl-2-like protein 2 isoform X1, whose translation MSLFGLCQYFSYIYVSLSSLPLSAARMATPASTPDTRALVADFVGYKLRQKGYVCGAGPGEGPAADPLHQAMRAAGDEFETRFRRTFSDLAAQLHVTPGSAQQRFTQVSDELFQGGPNWGRLVAFFVFGAALCAESVNKEMEPLVGQVQDWMVTYLETRLADWIHSSGGWAEFTALYGDGALEEARRLREGNWASVRTVLTGAVALGALVTVGAFFASK comes from the exons ATGTCCCTTTTTGGTCTCTGtcaatatttttcatatatttatgtcAGTCTGTCATCCTTGCCCCTTTCAGCCGCCCGGATGGCGACCCCAGCCTCAACCCCAGACACACGGGCTCTAGTGGCTGACTTTGTAGGCTataagctgaggcagaagggttaTGTCtgtggagctggccctggggaAGGCCCAGCAGCCGACCCGCTGCACCAAGCCATGCGGGCAGCTGGAGACGAGTTTGAGACCCGCTTCCGGCGCACCTTCTCTGACCTGGCCGCTCAGCTACACGTGACCCCAGGCTCAGCCCAGCAACGCTTCACCCAGGTTTCCGACGAACTTTTCCAAGGGGGCCCCAACTGGGGCCGTCTTGTGGCATTCTTTGTCTTTGGGGCTGCCCTGTGTGCTGAGAGTGTCAACAAAGAAATGGAGCCATTGGTGGGACAAGTGCAGGATTGGATGGTGACCTACCTGGAGACACGCTTGGCTGACTGGATCCACAGCAGTGGGGGCTGG GCGGAGTTCACAGCTCTATACGGGGACGGGGCCCTGGAGGAGGCACGGCGTCTGCGGGAGGGGAACTGGGCATCAGTGAGGACAGTGCTGACGGGGGCTGTGGCACTGGGGGCCCTGGTAACTGTAGGGGCCTTTTTTGCTAGCAAGTGA
- the Bcl2l2 gene encoding bcl-2-like protein 2 isoform X3 has product MATPASTPDTRALVADFVGYKLRQKGYVCGAGPGEGPAADPLHQAMRAAGDEFETRFRRTFSDLAAQLHVTPGSAQQRFTQVSDELFQGGPNWGRLVAFFVFGAALCAESVNKEMEPLVGQVQDWMVTYLETRLADWIHSSGGWDLACTPVWPQAQCQHSSA; this is encoded by the exons ATGGCGACCCCAGCCTCAACCCCAGACACACGGGCTCTAGTGGCTGACTTTGTAGGCTataagctgaggcagaagggttaTGTCtgtggagctggccctggggaAGGCCCAGCAGCCGACCCGCTGCACCAAGCCATGCGGGCAGCTGGAGACGAGTTTGAGACCCGCTTCCGGCGCACCTTCTCTGACCTGGCCGCTCAGCTACACGTGACCCCAGGCTCAGCCCAGCAACGCTTCACCCAGGTTTCCGACGAACTTTTCCAAGGGGGCCCCAACTGGGGCCGTCTTGTGGCATTCTTTGTCTTTGGGGCTGCCCTGTGTGCTGAGAGTGTCAACAAAGAAATGGAGCCATTGGTGGGACAAGTGCAGGATTGGATGGTGACCTACCTGGAGACACGCTTGGCTGACTGGATCCACAGCAGTGGGGGCTGG gatcttgCCTGTACCCCAGTCTGGCCTCAGGCTCAGTGTCAACAttccag
- the Bcl2l2 gene encoding bcl-2-like protein 2 isoform X2, producing the protein MATPASTPDTRALVADFVGYKLRQKGYVCGAGPGEGPAADPLHQAMRAAGDEFETRFRRTFSDLAAQLHVTPGSAQQRFTQVSDELFQGGPNWGRLVAFFVFGAALCAESVNKEMEPLVGQVQDWMVTYLETRLADWIHSSGGWDLACTPVWPQAQCQHSRCVPPDLADFFENLKNTLKCGYGK; encoded by the exons ATGGCGACCCCAGCCTCAACCCCAGACACACGGGCTCTAGTGGCTGACTTTGTAGGCTataagctgaggcagaagggttaTGTCtgtggagctggccctggggaAGGCCCAGCAGCCGACCCGCTGCACCAAGCCATGCGGGCAGCTGGAGACGAGTTTGAGACCCGCTTCCGGCGCACCTTCTCTGACCTGGCCGCTCAGCTACACGTGACCCCAGGCTCAGCCCAGCAACGCTTCACCCAGGTTTCCGACGAACTTTTCCAAGGGGGCCCCAACTGGGGCCGTCTTGTGGCATTCTTTGTCTTTGGGGCTGCCCTGTGTGCTGAGAGTGTCAACAAAGAAATGGAGCCATTGGTGGGACAAGTGCAGGATTGGATGGTGACCTACCTGGAGACACGCTTGGCTGACTGGATCCACAGCAGTGGGGGCTGG gatcttgCCTGTACCCCAGTCTGGCCTCAGGCTCAGTGTCAACAttccaggtgtgtgccaccagatCTGGCTGActtctttgaaaatttaaaaaacaccCTTAAATGTGGTTATGGGAAATAa
- the Bcl2l2 gene encoding bcl-2-like protein 2 — translation MATPASTPDTRALVADFVGYKLRQKGYVCGAGPGEGPAADPLHQAMRAAGDEFETRFRRTFSDLAAQLHVTPGSAQQRFTQVSDELFQGGPNWGRLVAFFVFGAALCAESVNKEMEPLVGQVQDWMVTYLETRLADWIHSSGGWAEFTALYGDGALEEARRLREGNWASVRTVLTGAVALGALVTVGAFFASK, via the exons ATGGCGACCCCAGCCTCAACCCCAGACACACGGGCTCTAGTGGCTGACTTTGTAGGCTataagctgaggcagaagggttaTGTCtgtggagctggccctggggaAGGCCCAGCAGCCGACCCGCTGCACCAAGCCATGCGGGCAGCTGGAGACGAGTTTGAGACCCGCTTCCGGCGCACCTTCTCTGACCTGGCCGCTCAGCTACACGTGACCCCAGGCTCAGCCCAGCAACGCTTCACCCAGGTTTCCGACGAACTTTTCCAAGGGGGCCCCAACTGGGGCCGTCTTGTGGCATTCTTTGTCTTTGGGGCTGCCCTGTGTGCTGAGAGTGTCAACAAAGAAATGGAGCCATTGGTGGGACAAGTGCAGGATTGGATGGTGACCTACCTGGAGACACGCTTGGCTGACTGGATCCACAGCAGTGGGGGCTGG GCGGAGTTCACAGCTCTATACGGGGACGGGGCCCTGGAGGAGGCACGGCGTCTGCGGGAGGGGAACTGGGCATCAGTGAGGACAGTGCTGACGGGGGCTGTGGCACTGGGGGCCCTGGTAACTGTAGGGGCCTTTTTTGCTAGCAAGTGA